In a genomic window of Thermoproteus tenax Kra 1:
- a CDS encoding molybdopterin-dependent oxidoreductase, whose amino-acid sequence MSQALSSNGGQVPVIQRTPIYCGACGSKCGLYFVRTENSMYIEPNPNHPQPGMCARPASALQIWSHPLRLRKPLKRVGKRGEGKFEEIDWDTALNEVATKLKEIADKYGPESIAFTRHDHMSWHLPLIAALIGTPNVIGQEETCHGASTAARLAVLGAGGPPSVDPDYKNLSYLILVGRNLDAAMGSVRLLSIAREAGAKIVVIDPRAPNLAFSSVEWIPILPGTDTALLLSMAYVIINEGLYDEQFLKRYTNAPMLIKQDGSPLTQSDLGQQGGAYMVYDSASNEVKPLGAAADPSLMYEGDIQTQSGPVHVKTVFRLLIERVSKYEPRKAAEITGVPPDTIIRLAREFATRRGVIEDGWYSARNGNDFDMYRAILILNTLIGNIDRRGGLCFQEPAKFPNSCTVGPTKIDTILGVSLPPVKSKRVDLLKYPLAVSAFDALLDAAITGSPYPIKALIIVGTAPFHRDVNTEKLKRALEALDLVVTIDILPQDHVDWSDYVFPDLMFLERSEISSAPWTLDAAVIFSNKVLDPPPGVDARHAFWILLELVRRAWPDKAALIGYTEKYSDYSLFEQYEELILYKILDYLSRAWNISKESLEKELREKGYYVLKRKSYEVKPYKARLATPTGLVEIYSLVALKHGLDPLPDWRPPPGYSAPKEPNEFYLITGKDQTVSGHFVFTWNSKYLTERCVWMNPSDAERLGVKDGDVIVIEGVDNGFSAKTCIRVTNRVRPGVLFSYAFAGGHVSALIQPPYDFLRLGVNPQWFTKGYVAPVVGAGATNSVVRVRI is encoded by the coding sequence ATGTCCCAAGCGCTATCATCAAACGGCGGTCAAGTTCCAGTTATCCAAAGGACGCCCATTTATTGCGGGGCTTGTGGATCAAAGTGCGGTTTGTACTTTGTTAGAACAGAGAACTCTATGTACATAGAGCCCAACCCGAACCATCCACAACCGGGTATGTGCGCCCGACCGGCATCGGCGTTGCAAATATGGAGCCACCCGTTGAGGTTAAGAAAGCCTCTCAAGAGGGTGGGAAAAAGAGGGGAGGGGAAGTTTGAAGAGATAGACTGGGACACGGCGCTCAATGAGGTCGCAACAAAGCTCAAGGAGATCGCCGACAAGTACGGCCCTGAGTCTATCGCGTTTACAAGACACGACCACATGTCATGGCACTTGCCGCTGATAGCCGCCCTAATAGGCACTCCCAACGTCATAGGTCAGGAGGAGACATGCCACGGCGCCTCAACTGCGGCAAGGCTCGCCGTACTAGGCGCCGGAGGTCCTCCGAGCGTTGATCCCGACTACAAGAACCTCAGCTACCTCATCTTGGTCGGACGCAATCTGGACGCAGCCATGGGGTCTGTCAGATTATTGTCTATAGCGAGGGAGGCAGGCGCTAAGATAGTTGTAATAGACCCTAGGGCCCCCAATCTGGCTTTCTCGTCTGTGGAGTGGATACCTATATTGCCGGGGACTGACACAGCGCTACTGCTGTCTATGGCTTACGTGATAATAAACGAAGGCCTCTACGATGAACAGTTTCTGAAGAGGTATACTAATGCGCCCATGCTGATAAAACAGGACGGATCTCCGTTAACGCAGAGCGATTTGGGTCAACAAGGCGGTGCTTATATGGTATATGACTCCGCCTCCAACGAGGTGAAGCCGCTAGGAGCGGCGGCAGACCCCTCACTTATGTACGAGGGAGATATTCAAACTCAGTCAGGCCCAGTACACGTGAAGACCGTGTTTAGGTTGTTGATCGAGAGAGTCTCTAAATATGAGCCAAGAAAGGCCGCCGAAATCACTGGCGTGCCGCCCGATACAATTATAAGATTGGCGAGGGAATTTGCCACAAGGCGCGGAGTTATTGAGGACGGTTGGTACTCAGCGAGGAACGGAAACGATTTCGATATGTATAGAGCCATTCTGATACTCAATACATTAATTGGGAATATAGATAGGAGGGGAGGACTCTGTTTTCAGGAGCCGGCTAAATTCCCTAACTCCTGCACAGTGGGGCCTACTAAGATAGACACGATCCTGGGCGTATCGCTACCTCCTGTGAAATCTAAGAGGGTGGATCTGCTCAAATATCCGTTGGCCGTGAGCGCGTTCGACGCCTTGCTAGATGCTGCAATCACCGGTAGTCCATACCCGATTAAGGCGTTAATCATCGTGGGCACTGCGCCGTTCCACCGCGACGTCAATACGGAGAAGCTGAAGAGAGCGCTTGAAGCCCTAGACCTTGTCGTCACAATCGATATACTGCCGCAAGATCACGTTGATTGGTCAGACTACGTGTTCCCCGACTTGATGTTCTTGGAGAGAAGCGAGATATCGTCAGCGCCCTGGACGCTCGATGCTGCCGTGATCTTCTCCAACAAAGTACTGGATCCTCCTCCGGGAGTTGACGCACGCCATGCATTCTGGATCTTATTAGAACTAGTGAGAAGGGCATGGCCTGATAAGGCCGCTCTAATAGGATACACTGAAAAATATTCAGATTACTCATTATTTGAGCAGTATGAAGAACTTATATTATATAAAATACTTGACTATTTATCTAGAGCATGGAATATATCAAAGGAATCGTTGGAGAAAGAACTCAGAGAAAAGGGATACTACGTCCTCAAGAGGAAGAGCTATGAGGTAAAGCCGTATAAGGCCAGGCTGGCCACCCCCACGGGCCTGGTCGAGATATATTCTCTTGTCGCCTTAAAGCACGGCCTCGATCCATTACCAGATTGGAGACCACCGCCCGGCTATAGCGCCCCCAAGGAGCCCAATGAGTTCTACTTGATAACTGGGAAGGATCAAACGGTATCCGGCCACTTTGTGTTCACCTGGAACTCGAAGTATCTAACGGAGAGATGTGTCTGGATGAATCCGTCTGACGCTGAGCGTTTAGGTGTGAAAGACGGCGACGTTATAGTCATCGAGGGGGTCGACAACGGGTTCTCAGCCAAGACGTGCATCAGGGTCACAAACAGAGTTAGGCCGGGAGTGTTGTTTTCCTACGCCTTCGCTGGCGGCCATGTCTCAGCTCTGATACAGCCCCCATACGACTTCTTGAGGCTCGGAGTTAATCCACAGTGGTTCACAAAAGGGTATGTGGCGCCCGTAGTGGGCGCCGGGGCAACAAACTCGGTGGTCAGAGTGAGGATATGA
- a CDS encoding glycosyltransferase family 39 protein has protein sequence MRAVVLSLVVLALIVAVYVYYTATEFSKFQMYISDESWYAPASLNILRYVFHANVTQGFPYPNASGIETYLNPEHPPLAKYLMAISILALGYEPVAWRLPGWILGGAALVAAFLTGRALLREEGDDAAALAGVLSALLLATDPTFWALHGIAMLDAYAGFFALLALYFLVSGRKFASSVALGLAFAAKETTFPLVIPYLYYIGELEERPVKRVAYGLLIPASVYLALSMPLIIYYGGLVQWLQSSFLHMLGWDITSGHIAGGAESQISTPWDWFLNVHPFYLGEGLYARTNVAVMLMWIALTPLPLIRRNAKLATATAFAWAMWAGLLAVYLSGNTTLFSFYVADFSPIVDVYVASAVVFGVVSLEERRRAQGAKRALADQFKTE, from the coding sequence ATGCGGGCCGTCGTGTTGTCGCTTGTAGTTTTGGCCCTGATAGTCGCAGTCTACGTGTACTACACAGCAACGGAGTTCTCTAAATTCCAGATGTACATCTCGGACGAAAGCTGGTATGCGCCTGCCTCGCTCAATATACTGAGGTACGTCTTCCATGCCAACGTCACTCAAGGTTTTCCATATCCCAACGCCAGCGGGATAGAGACATATCTGAACCCTGAGCATCCGCCCCTCGCAAAGTATCTGATGGCCATCTCTATACTGGCGTTGGGGTACGAGCCAGTCGCCTGGAGGCTTCCCGGATGGATACTGGGCGGGGCTGCGCTGGTCGCGGCCTTCCTGACGGGCCGCGCACTCTTGAGAGAAGAGGGCGACGATGCAGCGGCGCTCGCCGGAGTGCTCTCCGCGCTCTTATTGGCGACGGATCCCACGTTCTGGGCCCTACACGGCATAGCTATGTTGGACGCATACGCCGGCTTTTTCGCGCTACTGGCCCTTTATTTTCTCGTTTCAGGCAGAAAGTTCGCCTCGTCGGTGGCCCTCGGGCTGGCCTTCGCCGCCAAGGAGACGACGTTTCCCCTCGTTATTCCATACCTCTACTATATCGGCGAATTGGAGGAGAGGCCCGTCAAACGCGTGGCCTACGGGCTCTTGATTCCCGCGTCTGTATACCTCGCCCTGTCGATGCCCTTGATAATATACTACGGAGGCCTTGTGCAGTGGCTACAGAGCTCCTTCCTCCACATGCTCGGCTGGGATATAACCTCAGGCCACATAGCTGGAGGGGCGGAGAGCCAGATCTCAACTCCGTGGGACTGGTTCCTCAACGTGCACCCGTTCTATCTAGGAGAAGGCCTCTACGCGCGGACCAACGTGGCGGTGATGCTCATGTGGATAGCGCTCACGCCGTTGCCCTTGATACGGCGCAACGCAAAACTGGCTACAGCTACGGCGTTCGCCTGGGCTATGTGGGCGGGGCTCCTCGCCGTCTATCTCTCAGGCAACACGACGTTGTTCAGCTTCTATGTGGCGGACTTCAGCCCTATAGTCGACGTCTATGTGGCCTCGGCCGTCGTATTCGGCGTAGTCTCCCTCGAGGAGAGGCGGAGAGCGCAAGGTGCAAAACGCGCACTGGCCGATCAATTTAAAACGGAGTAG